The Streptomyces sp. NBC_01317 genomic interval CCCTGATCGCCCGCTCCGCGAGCAAGCTGGCGGGCTCGATCGGGTACCGCCCCGTGCTGCTCGCGGGAGCCGTCAGCTGGGCCGCCGGCTCGGCCACCTTCGCGCTCGCGGTCACCTCGTCGCCGCACTGGGCGGCGGCCTGGCTGCCGGCGAGCGTGCTGATCGGGATCGGCATCGGGCTGACGCTCCCGGTGCAGTCCGGCGCGGCCGTCGCATCACTTCCCCCGGCGCGGTACGGGCTGGGCTCGGCGTTCAACGCCAGCTTCCGCCAGCTCGGGGCGGTCCTCGGGATCAGTGTGTTCGTCGCCGTCCTCGGCACCCCGGGCCCGGCGTCGGCCGTCGACGCCTTCCACCGGACCTGGTGGGTGTTCGCCGCCGTCGGCCTCGCGGCCGGCGCGGTCCTGTTGGTCCCCCGGCTCGGACGCGGCGCTCCGGCCGAGGACGCCACGGCGGAGCCCGTACCCGCCGAGGCGCACTGAGGATCGGCCGTCAGCCGCCGGACGGGCCCTTCCCACGCCCGCCCGGCAGGGGCGGCGCGTCGGAGGCGGTGGCCCTGCGGAGGCGTACGGTCAGCAACGCGCCCTGGCGGCGCAGCCGTTGCAGGGGGGTGGGCGGCAACTCGCGGGCCGCGCCGCGCGCGTAGTACCGCTCGACGTAGAACTGACCCGCCGACAGCACACTGGTGACGGCGATGTACCAGATGGTCGCCACCATCAGCAGCGGGATGACCTGGTAGGTGCGGTTGTAGATCAACTGCACGGAGAACAGCAGGTCCTGCACCGCGAGGACGCTGACGATGCTGGTGCCCTTGAGGGTGCCGATGAGCATGTTGCCCGCGGTGGGCACGATCGAGCGCATCGCCTGCGGTACGACGATCCGGCGCAGTACCCGCCACCGGCTGAGGCCCAGCGCGGCGGCGGCCTCGGTCTGGCCCGAGTCGACGGACAGGATGCCGCCGCGCACCACTTCGGCGGCGTACGCGGCCTCGTGCAGGGTGAGTCCGATCAGCGCGGTGAGACTGGCGCCGAAGAGGTTCACGGTCTTGACGGTGAGGAACTCGGGGCCGAACGGGATGCCGAGGCCGAGGGTCGGGTAGAGCGCGCCGATGTTGAACCAGAACAGCAGCTGCACCAGGAGCGGGGTGGACCGGAAGATCCACACGTACCCCCAACTGATCGTGCGCAGAACGGGGTTGGCGGAGAGCCGCAGCACGGCGAACACCGTGCCGATGAGGAATCCGAGGACCATCACGGCGGCGGTCAGCCAGAGGGTGAGGACCAGTCCGTCCAGGACGGCCGGGGTGGTGAAGTACTCGCCCACCACGGACCACTGGAACCGCTGGTTGCGGACGACCGAGTTGACGACCATGGCGAGGGCCAGCAGGGCGACGACGGCGGAGAGCCACCGGCCGACGTGGCGGCGGGGCACGATGCGGGTGAGGTCGTCGGCGGACGGGGGTGCGTCCGCGCGGCGCGGCGAGGAGGCGCCGGCCGCGGGCAGGACGTCGGGGGAGACGGACATGGAGGGGCTCCACGGGAGAGGTGGTCGGCGGTGGCCAGCGGGTGTCATCACGCGCACCGCGTCCCTCAACACGGCCGTCACGCCCCGGTGTTCCCACCGGACCGTCATCCCTTCGATCGTACGTGCGGAAACGGGAGGTCTGTCAAGAAGTCCTTTTCCGCCCGACCACAGTACGAACGCCGGTTGACTTCCCCGTACCCACCGTGCTCAATTGGCTCCATGCAGAAGCAGCTGCCGTTGGTCACCCGCGGACACATCGACTTCGGTCGAGTGTGGTCCGCCTCTTGTTGCGCCTGACCCGGCAGCGGGCCGCCTGACCGGCCCCTCCCTCCCTCGGTGACCCCCTCGCGGGCCGAGACTCCTCTCCTCACCGGGCGCGCGCTGCCGTCGACCCCGTCGTTCCCCTGACGCCTCGTCACGCCTCGTCACGTCATCACGTCGTCGTGCCTGTCCGGTTCTCACCCTGCTCGGTGCCACCCTGTCGGGTCTCTCCCCGCTCGGGTTCCGCTCCCGCGGCCCTGAGGCATGACCACGACCGGTCTCTCCCAGCTTCTCTCCTGTACGAAAGGTCCGCCATGCCTGTGGAGTTCCTCGGGATAGCCGCCACCCACGACGGTTCGGAGACACATCCCCGCTCCGGTGCCTCGTTCGACAAGGACTACACAC includes:
- a CDS encoding amino acid ABC transporter permease, which encodes MSVSPDVLPAAGASSPRRADAPPSADDLTRIVPRRHVGRWLSAVVALLALAMVVNSVVRNQRFQWSVVGEYFTTPAVLDGLVLTLWLTAAVMVLGFLIGTVFAVLRLSANPVLRTISWGYVWIFRSTPLLVQLLFWFNIGALYPTLGLGIPFGPEFLTVKTVNLFGASLTALIGLTLHEAAYAAEVVRGGILSVDSGQTEAAAALGLSRWRVLRRIVVPQAMRSIVPTAGNMLIGTLKGTSIVSVLAVQDLLFSVQLIYNRTYQVIPLLMVATIWYIAVTSVLSAGQFYVERYYARGAARELPPTPLQRLRRQGALLTVRLRRATASDAPPLPGGRGKGPSGG